The genomic stretch tgctagacttaaattctatatattctatctttattctaaTAAACCTAAAATAtttctcttctagtgtttccgtcaaaattctaatttagcatttagTTCTTTATGTATTTCATCTATAAAATAATATCAACTGCAAACGACATGCACTACGGTACCGTATCTTAAATATATATAGTTcgttcataattagtgtaaaaaagataaggacttagatTTGATCcatatctttattgaaaatactTCAACTACTCCatttgaagtctttactctaatCGTTACATTATTATATATACCCTTAATTTGTTCAATATATTACGCTAACACcattattttctaaaattcttcatataattttttttgggACTCTTTATAAACTTTTTCTTAGtctatatatatatcttatttttgctccctttacattttatcatagacataaaataaagaaaaataattatgaATTCACAGGAGAAAAAGTATAATCCAATAAAACTATTCTTAATTTCACTGATAAAGTTGCAAATTTACTACACAAATCTTTTAAATGACACTGAATTTCCACAGAATATTCAAATCAATTTGAAAAAAACATTGATATTAATGTAAAtactattaattatattaattacagTAGTTAATAATATACATAAGTAGTGACTACCTAGGAAGATatctattttgaatttttttcacCCTATAACAAACTTAAACATGCTTTTAGATGGGTATCATAGTTTGCTTTCTTCTGCTACAATTTGGTTAGGAATATGCTTCATGATTGAAGAAGTCTTGGGCCTGAGTTTGAAGCCATCCACGATGAAATTGTATCGACGAGCTTATCAACATCTTTAGATACTTGTGCCCTTACAATCCCTGAGTCTGTGCCCAACGTATTGCTTACTTCTCTTGCAACAGCTTCCCATGGTGTTCCTACTGTTAGGTTTGATAGAATCTCGCCTCCACGGTTTACAGCATCTGCCATAGCAGGTGGGATGTCGGGGAGAATCTGCAAATGATAGATCTATCAGCAAGTGATTGCAGTAACAAGAATGAATCCAAATAGCAGGAtggttcaaaaaattcaagacaGATTCATTTTCAGGTTGCGCTCTATTAGCAACAAAAAGTAATACATGCTTGCAAGAATTGGCAGACTTATTATTTCTAACTACAGAATTGTGGTTAGattgaacgaagtaaaatcatgAGAATGGCATGTAGTATGTACCTGCTGTAATGGGAGCCCATGATCTCCAGGCAGTAATCGCACCGACATGTCCAATTGTGAGCTAATGGCAGATCCTCCACTCAGCAACTGTGACAGTGTCGGAGTTTCGTCAATCGTATCATTGTCAAACTTTATCAAGAGGTTCCTTGAAACACCGTAATATGATTTTATCTGCAAAAATTGGAGGGGAACTGCACGTGAGTATCAAATTGGATCCATCAACATTTAACCAATGAAGTGTAAAATCTATACAAGAATAAATGGTTATAGGAGACAAAAAAACAGATGCTGAAGTTGTAGGTAATATGATTTTATTTCCTTTCAACCAATTATTTAACAAAACGAATTTATTACTTGTTACAATGCCATCGTATTATTCTCTGTTCTTAGTTAGGTGTGATCCTTTGCTTGTCTTAGAATTGAGCAAAAGCCCAGAAAACAATCGACCAGATAAAATTTAGAAAGAAGGCTCTTAGTCAACTAGAAGTTTCATGCAACTACAATGACATGCATATCCAACTAAAGAATGCAGAAGCAATCAaagaactcttttttttttctccaaaaaGCAATCAAATTAACTTGACAGATAACCTGAAGATCTATTTATgaaccccaatttttttttttgtacagcaGTTATGAAGATATGTATATACGCCCCATCTACTACATAAACATCTTACAAACTTTATGAGTTATGCAACATATTGAGGCCAATCAATCCAGCTATGGTCCAAGTGCCAAATAAGTTCTATTTTAGAGTTACTTGGATGATTTCCAGTATGATTTTACATAATGATCGCTAGGCCTATAAATTTCTCCCAAGTGGAGAATTCTATAGCATAGGAGATGCCTTGGGGAGATGAGTTGTGAAAACCAACAGACTTGCAGataagagaattttaattttttagtgtCCGAGAAGCACTTCATTTTCTCCACAGGTGTTAAGAGAGAAGTTTAGAGAGGATTGAAAGTCCTTTTGTACAAGGTGTGAGAATCGATTTGTCCAATCTTCATTACATTATATAAATTTGAATTCTCTCTGCGGATGTGGTTTACACTGAACCACATTAATTTAGTGTAAATCCACAATAGTTTGCTTATCCTTCTCTGTGTGTTGCATTTTACCAAGGTAGATGAAGATTCTCCTATATGGCCTTCTGATGGAAATTATTATGTATTCTAGAGACACTGATTTTAGATTCACAAGTTCATGGTTGGAGATTATGGGTTTTTCTCTATTGCTTTGGTTTCCACATTCTCTCTTTTCAGGGTATTCTGGATAGATGGGTTCCCATTATTTGGGAGCCTAATTACCATCCCAAGAATCATCTATTGCACAAGAATATCCAAACCTTGTGCTAGCCCCCTACAATGGCGTCTTTTCCTCAGCTTATTAGGGCATTTGAAAGATCTGCTAGCCACTATCTAGTTGGCATTCTATTGTGttacttgtttattttttaacttggtcTCTAGGTTAGATGAGGTCCTTTTATTTTGCCAACATGACTGATCGGGCAATCCGCTAGCCCTCTTCTTTTTTTTACCTTCATATGGTGAACATTTGTTTGCCGTTATCCTTcattaaaaaaaaggaagatagaaAGCTCTTAAGCAAACTAGAAGTTTCACACAACCAAAATGATATGCATATTCAACCAAGGCACTACATGAGCACTTGCACCTCTATTTCCCTGAAAATGCAATCAAATTAACTTCACTGATAATGCGAAGATCTGTATGAATCCCGTCGTTTGTGCACCAGGTTATGAATATTTGTATACGAGTCCCATCTATTACTTAAGACACCCCACAAACTACTAAAAGAAAGACCAAGCAAACAGTATAGAGAGATTGAATAACATGAATACCAAAACACAGTTCAAGATGTAAGAAATATCATACCAATCGGCGTGTCTCCTCTGGTTTTGGAATGAATTCCTCTCTTCCATTAGCTAAATCCATATACAATGGAGGGAGTTGCTCAACCAAAGGTAATACTTGCTTCATAATTGGAGGACTAATATTCTCGAGCTGCTTCATAGCCATTTCTGCCTATTCGTTGaacaacaacaaaataataaGCCCAATGGAAGAATGAAAGGACAAACACAAGATGACAATATTACCTAAAATTTATTAACCTCGATTATCTTTTATAGCATAATACTTGCATTAAAATGGAAAAAACTTCAAGCAGCTGCCGAAGGTTTGCTTGACTATTTCAGAGCTAATGACTTGCCTTACAGAAATGAGGTAACTGTAAAGATACAGTTAGCAGGTTGAGAAATGGTTTGAATGAGTACCAGGATTCAGAGAATACATGGATCAATATCCAGATTAATTTCAAACAATAGATATGAGTGCCAAGATACAAACAAAGAATGAAGAAGATGGTCTTTTTTAAATTCTTGGCTGCACGACTCATTAAATTATTGCCTAAGTAAACCTCAAGTATAATTCCACAATAAAAAATTCAATTTCTTTGAGCTCAAATTTAGAAACTTATCAGAGTCTTGACCTCAATCTAATATGGAGTTTGTACCTCATATGCTTTAACTCTATTCTGATACCATCAAAATAGCACTACGACACCTTAGACATCTCTATAAAACCTTCGTTAGACGTACAGATGAAATTAGGCAAATGCCACTAATCAAGAGCTACAACTGAGTTTGCTCACAAGTTCATTCCTATGGGAAAATTTAATGTTTCTCAAGTTTGACTCGTTTAGAAATAAAGCCTTAAAATACAGCTAAAACTTGCCTTGTTGAAATATTGAGCTGAGCTTCAAAAGGTATTTAGGAATCAAACTCCACGAAGCTCAGCTCATTTGCAGACCTGCTAGTAAGATCCACCACCAGATTACAACACATGTAAATTGCAACCAGATCCTACTTTGGGTTCTTTATTGGAAATTTGAGAGAATCCTAAACTGATAGGTGAATTTCAACTCCAGAGAAAAACAGATCTCAAGAATATCAAGCTTGTCCTAATTTTCTATCTAAATCTAAGTCAGAAAttgaaagattttaaagaaaATCCAAGAACTTTTGGCACCTCGTGACAAattctaaggataagttttccaAGTGACCGAGTTCACAAAATAACCTATCTTCAGAATTCAGATGCATTCTGATATGCCAACTTCAGATGTATCCCTCAACAGCTAACCTGCTTTTGAAAAGCAAAATCCTCAGGTGGCTAAAGAGTGATAAACAGTTTTATGGTGCAGATGCTCAGAAGAATGTACAAGATGCTCAACGTCATCTGATATTTACGTTTAAAAGATGATAAATGCTTCCCCTGAGGTACCATGGAGCATAAAATACGAAAATAAGAGTTTTGACGATGCCTTCTTTTTGCTAAAATTATTCAACTTGTGATCAGCATTTTCTGCTCACCTAACTGTGAAATACCAAAAATACATCCGATAGACCATCTGCATAAATCTTGGATGTAACCAATCTTCATTTGTAGATATACATCTAGAGCATAACTTTTAATTCTGTTATTCTAGCAAGTGATAGTCCTTGTTTTATGATAAATTAAGTTTTATAGCCTGTGAATTTCAATGAATTTCATAGCTATAAATATGTAGATGCTAATAATGCATATTCAAAATCAATTACATAGGTAAGAAACTATCTGCAGCATCAGAAAAGAAATATGTATACTCACACCACGACGAAGTGATGGAGACGATGTGAGTTGAGATAGAAGAGGACCAATACTTTGGGCCATTGGCACAATGACCGGAGAGAATAAGGGAACAGCTGAGCTTGCTTCctgtaaaaagaaagaaaacaggatCACCTTTTACATATCATTTTGATACAATTGAAGGGTAGAATCATGACTTCTCACTTCAACATATGTAAAGCACGATATCTAGTTACATATATGCATGATACATGAATTGATCTCCTATATCGGAATAATTTCTCCTGGCGTGTAAAGCAACTAGTTTGTAACACAAGATTCatacaacaaaaatattttagTTTCTCTTCTGTCTCTTCCCTTCCCTCTTATATCTATTTTATTTGGCATAGATATCAGATCTTTGTTTCGGACAAACTCATGATTGAGAAAATCAGCTGGCAACCATGATCAGAGTTTTGAGATCCCAAGAAAGACAAGGCCTAAATTTTACTAAAAGCATTAAAAACAAGATCTATGGctacaacaacaacaaagccttttctcactaggtggggtcggctgtatgaatccttttatgtcattgagctctatctcctactatatcatcatctatatttaaataaattttatcttgttttattgttattaaccaaatcttttttggtcttcctcttcctcgtttgatatacatgtttatcataatttcacatcgcctaactggaacatttattagtcatctaagtacatgtccgtaccatcttaaacgtgtctctcgaagtttttcctcaatagatgcaactccgactttctctctaatgttctcatttcttattttgtccatcctcgtatgtccacacatccaccttaacatcctcatatctgcaactctcatcttctgctcatgtgctcgagtcatagcccaacattgagctccatataacatagcaggtctaactgcgattttatagaacttacttttaagtttaagaggtactttacagtcacacaaaacactcgacgctcccctccatttcacccatcttgCTTGTATTCAATGTAAgccatctctctcaatccctccttcgttttacaaaaatgatcttaaatatttaaatctcttggttccaggcaactcatcctctcctatcttaacaattgtctcattacttctaatattgctaaacttaaattccatatattctgtctttaatctactaagcttaaaacatttCCCTTATAGTGTTTCccaccaagattctagtttagaatttactccttcacgtgttttatctaccaaaataatatcatctgcaaataacatgcaccacggtactgtgtcttgaatgtgcacagtgaattcgtccataattagtgtaaaaaataggaacttagagttgatccttgatgtaaccctatctttattggaaatgcttcagttactccgcctgaagtctcatacatatccttaattaggtcaatatatgttacgctaacacctctcttttctagaattctccatataatttctcttggaactctatcataagcttcttctaagtcaatgaataccatttgtagatcttatttttgcttctgatatttttcaattaattgtctaagaagatgtatagcttctattgtcgaccttccagacataaacccaaattgatttttgatcagtctccttccttaatcttttttctattactttttcccaaaattcatagtatgactcattagtttaatacccctataatttgcacaattttatacgtcttccttgttcttatataagggaactagagtacttatcctccattgatcaagcattttttttcgttttcaatatcatgctcaataattttgtaagtcatccaataccttgtttccctaggcacttccatacctctatcgaaatatctGGTCCaatggcttttccattgtgcatctcatttgaAGTTGTTTtaattctgaagtttgaattctactataaaaattaaaatttctatactcatttaacctacttaaattacttaagttaagttggtcacctaaaccttcattaaaaggttgatgaaaatacctcttccaccactcttttatttctccatcatttactaatatcaTATTactttcatctttaatacattttatttggctaagatctcttattttcctttctctcactttagctatctataaatatctctttccccttatccaatttttgatataatcattcaaaagttttattttttgcttcactcattactttcttggctattatatatttttttaagttttcctcgttcttacaaatatataattccttataagttattcgtttttccttcactttctcttgtactttctcattccaccaccaagattccttacttagtggtacatgtccctttgactcaccgagtacactcttagctactattttttaACTGTGATACCATCTCCTCCTATACCATCTATAGCTAGGTAACAACAATTCATTTTTCACAGagaaaaattatttgtaatattatcaaagcacttagtatgATCACTAGAGTGAATGAATAGGAGGAGACGGAGAGGAGGAAAGGGGAAAAAGATAAATGTTATAAAATGCACGGATGTGGATTCAATttagcaaataaaataaaataagcattAGCGGGAGCTTAGTGTACCAGACTGCCCTTTCATTAAACTAGGCATTGCAATCAATCTTAGACGGATTAACAGTTAGGCAGTGAATAAtcttactgcaaataaaataaGCAATGAGAATATATCTACATTTAAAGTTAAATCCACAGTTAGTTATACACGTGCATGAAAGTATCACCTTGTTGTTGAAAGCCATCAATATATTCCCACATCTTTGAACAGCATATCTTGAACCTTGCATATCAATAACTTGTTAAGGATGAAGATACATAGACTAAGAAATAACTGTGTTTTAATTTAGTGCATCTACATATGCATGTAACAACTATGTCTGTATAAAGAGAGAGAAGAGACAAGAAACTACCAATGAGAAGATGGATTACAGATCCTAAAGAATGGCCAATACCAAATGTTGGAAGGTCATTCACCTGCCATGTAgaaaaaaggttgattttttttcttttatggaAAATAAGCAATAGACAATCAACTCACACTGTCCTGTAAGAATCTTAAGCATCTGTCAAACTTAAATTGCACTTCATCTGCAATCAAAAAGTGATCAAAACCACTAGCAAAAGGTGTTGCAATCACCAACGCCCCCCTAAATCATGAAAACAACTTTAACTAAATAATGCCCGAAGAAAAATAACTTCAGTGCACAAATAGAATGACACAGAGCCGACTAATGGAAAATATAGCTGACTTATGAATAAGAACAAACTGATAGTAACCAAAAATATATTGAACTACAACAAGTCTGAAAATTTGAAAGAGGAAGAATCGTGATTCCTGAAACATAGTTTTCACTGAAAAAGCAGATATATGCTTAAAGAAACACAGTATTACAAGGTGCAAACACCTACTACCTAGCCAATACAACAAGTTCCTGTAAATGACAAGGTCTTTCAGAAGATACATCATGTACAAGAAATCACTATAGTAATAAGGATTCAGATAAAAATGTTTCATGATCTTAGCTTATGGTCTATAGTAGAAAGgcatatgaaaaataattaaccTTACACACAGCATTGCTAGATGGTATATCCCAAAAATTGAAGAAAACAACATAGATCACTAATAATGAGATAACCAATGCTAAACCTTTATAACAAGATACTGGCAAAAGTCAATTGCTATGTCAGTTATGAAGGTTAGAAGCTAATCCAAATGAATAAAAATGTCTACATACTTTTTGGAGAGACGCTCAAGAAAAAGGCGGTATGTAAGCTGTGGAGCAGCTCCAACAAAAATACCACCCACAAAATGAACAACAGCTGTTGGGCTTCTATTTTTAGGTCTAAGCACCCATGCTCCCTGAAAttaaacagaaaaaaaaacaaaatatgagTACAAACACTGACAAATTCTGTTTGGataaattgaaaaccaaaacaaAGACTTTCTAGATTTCTTGGACCTACTGACAATCTGCAAGTTTACCATACAAGGAAAGAAAGTTTTTCCACTTGAAACGTCATTGTGGTCgtttctttaaattatttttcattgaAATGATTTGGACATGAATTTAAAACAAAGagacaaaaagaaaaacaaaataaaatatcaaataaGGAACTTCGAATATTGGCATTCTCAGCTGAGAATGAAATATTGAATTAGTAGCTTTTAGACAAGTTGATTTCCCTTGTATAACTAACGCGGTCATAACAGCTTGGAGCATGTGGGCAGACACTTGTTTGACTTTGCCATATCAAGAAGTCATCTCAATGAAGAACAACCATAGTACTCTTGTTAACACTTTTCTGGTTAAACATATATTGAAACAATACTGAATATTTAAGAAAAACATGATtgaatattcagtttctttcctATACTACAACTCGATTGAATAAAGGACAGCTCGATGTATGAAGTTCCTGCCAATGTGGGGTCCCGAGAAAGGGTTGAACCACATTTGATCTATTGTATGCAGCCTTATCCTACATTGCAAAAGGTTGTTTCCACGACTTGCACCTGTGACCACCAAGTTACACGGTAGCAACTTTCccatataataatataattaatttaaaatttccaaaaagcATACTAGCAAAAGGTGAACTCCCCAATCTACATTGTCGATGTTTCAATTTGATTCCAAATTTCTTTTGCAATTCACATAAATGACCCAATTTATGGATGCTTATGCCTTGTCGGGtctaataaaaaaatacaaataactTTGCCTATTCGATTGTCTAAAATGATCAAAGTTGTGCACATCACACATTCATATATTAAATGGAAGACCTCGATCTCACTCCAGTCTTCAGAACCACCCCAAGCTTCTTGTGACTGCCTAGCTGTCTCAGTGATTAATCTGCATGAGCACAATGGATTATAAATTATTATGTTTAACatcaaatcaaaaagaaaaacaagacaAAACTAAAAAGTTTAAAATTGCAACCTTGATAATATCACAATTTTGATGATTATAAAGTAATTAAAGAAagactaaattttttttagattatTTAACAACCCTGCACAAAATCCAACTTAGGAATTGAAAATTATGAATAATTAAGGAATCATAAAAAATAGTTTATAAGATCAGTTCAAATGAaggtttttctttaaaaaaactgtCATTGCGCCTAAAAGCGTTCATCATTCTAAATCTCATTctaataatttatattattacatcacacacaccacacgcatgcAAGGATACAACAAGGTCAGACAtaatcataaaacaaaaatttcctaaaataacttttatTCTAGTGGATGATGCCAAGTGGAAAGGAATCAACCAAGCAACACTCGGAAATctcgcctctatttgtatccacgtcGAGCGATCATCAAAACGACCTCACAAATCCGAATCGAGTCTCCGTTTTGGTACCAACCAAAGTGGAGAGACAGAACGATCCGAGAGAGGGATCAAAGCTCGATTTGTGTCTGGCGGCCGAAGCAACCTGACGACACGAATCAAGCATGGAAAAAAGCCCTTGTTCCAGCGATACAGCAGGTCTATACCCGCTGTTCGCATCCGAAGAGGGTCCCTTGACCTATAGAGGGTCGACCGAGGAAGGGCGGATGGCCGACGACGCTAGGGAGGTGCTGACAACAATGGGACAGGAGCCGAGGGCTGCTGTTCAGCTAGGGGCGACGGCTGTTCGATCGGAGCTGCTGCTCTGATGTTTCTTGCTGGCCGGTTGGAAAAGGCAGCAGGTGTTGTTGGCAGCGACAAGCGGTAGCGGAAAGTGTGAGCGGGGGTTGAAAAAACACAGTACATTTTTAATTCTATTCTCTTTTAAACACTATAGCAGGTCTATACCCGTTGTTCGGCATCCGGAGCGGGTCCTTGACCTGTAGAGGGTCGACCGAGGAAGGGCGGATGGCTAGCGGTGCTAGGGAGGTGCTGACAACAATGGGACAGCAGCCGGGGGCTGCTGTTCAGCTAGGGGCGGAGGTTGTTTGGCCGGAGCTGCTGCTCTGATGTTTCCTGTTGACTGGCTGGAAAAGGCAGCAAGTGTTGTTTGCAGCGACGGACGGCAACGAAAAGTGTGAACGGCGATCGAAAAAACGCGCATTACGTTTTTAATTCTGTTATCCTCTTTTAAACGCGGGTGagaaaagaagaataaaaagaggagagagaaaataagaaaaaggaagaaaaaaataattacaaaatttaatttaatttaattctaaaattaaatttgattccaaaattaaacttatttcttCTTCCATATCAAGTTTAGATCAAATCCAAACCTGTATCCACTAACCCGCAACCCATACCATTAGCCTTAAGTTTGGTTCATAACCAAACCACTTGGTTCAATAATCAAACCATTTAGTTCaagaatctaattctcaaactCGTTTTAAGTCCTTCAGATAAACTCGTAATGCGTGGGACCCAATAGATTCTTAGTTatgttggtcgtccataattaaccattaattatggatcAATCATGAATGACACCTAGTAATACATCATGACCCCCACTTGACTGAAAAATCAAACAATTGATTCCAGAAGCACTTATGAACCTTTCAGCAGCTACAGTAAGTCgtgtcttgttcctttcactgATCTTATACTCAGGTTCAGGATACGGTCTATGTGTCAgtccccactaggttgactatgtcacacctagcccaagtaatacttcctcatccggtggattcaaattacttagACATGTGTCCAAGAGTCTtatactcttaacatgtaatgCTTTAACCAAAGACTTCGAGTAATAATCATTATACGTCTCCTTGTAAGAAGTGGTAAATCCTTTGTTAGCTATCCAATCACCTTCGAGCACTTCGACTTGTACCCAATCATTCCGGGTTCACACCTCCtcggagatgcttgcttaagatgtcaaagtataagtcttcatgatcAAGATGATTTGAATACCTTAAGTCGAAGGAAACTCGCACTTAAGCtacaatgagatcttcattgacattatattatatatatatatatatatatatatatatatatatatatatagagagagagagagagagagagagaaccatatgaagtctcatGGCCAGGTCACTTCAATAAACTAGTTATTATTAACTAGCAttcatgtttaactctcgacattccaATGTCTCCGGCCAATCAAGAGCAGCTGCTTGGACAACCCAttgagtataacccgtgctagtctcacagaatcgatgatgtttaaactcatcaattcattattagggaatatttcaatatattcataattacacatgtagagatgctaaccagttgtgatccaatcataagtTTTCTCATTCTATCAATTGTATTACGAACtttcaataaatgagtttaagatccaatcatacACATAGAGAATATGCACTCAATTAGTGAAactttatttatccaataaatatgtaCAAAACATAAGGTAATTGtcttaggacatctctcaaataCCTCAACCCAAGTTTGGTCAAACTTAGCTTGAACCAAAGCAAAACTGAAAGAACTTCTTTCTTAGAGTTGCGCCCAAAAAGTAGTGATAGAGTGATGAGTGGAATCAGATAGAGAATTAGACAAACTTCCTATGATCGACTAATCAAACAAACCCATGTCACAACCCCAGAGCTATTAGAACAGAAAACTTCTATCTTCATAATGTTTGGATTACAAAATTCTCATTCAAGGTAGGACACTGCATCTTTTCCTAGGTAAGGATACAACCAGCTAGCTAAGCTAAATTCAGATGTACAATGTTCTCTTTTAGTCACTATTTGTTGCTTCAGGAATCCCATTGTG from Zingiber officinale cultivar Zhangliang chromosome 5B, Zo_v1.1, whole genome shotgun sequence encodes the following:
- the LOC121984483 gene encoding uncharacterized protein LOC121984483, with the protein product MGTLSPGVSYAFPAATSSLAVGRNPRSISFLYVAQDFACSRMVKSHNFDVSYIAKKRCSGVSRSRLQHQSPLIKRSTICYAEGTGNRPEPPRNNSTTDIQLYSQIERLITETARQSQEAWGGSEDWSEIEGAWVLRPKNRSPTAVVHFVGGIFVGAAPQLTYRLFLERLSKKGALVIATPFASGFDHFLIADEVQFKFDRCLRFLQDSVNDLPTFGIGHSLGSVIHLLIGSRYAVQRCGNILMAFNNKEASSAVPLFSPVIVPMAQSIGPLLSQLTSSPSLRRGAEMAMKQLENISPPIMKQVLPLVEQLPPLYMDLANGREEFIPKPEETRRLIKSYYGVSRNLLIKFDNDTIDETPTLSQLLSGGSAISSQLDMSVRLLPGDHGLPLQQILPDIPPAMADAVNRGGEILSNLTVGTPWEAVAREVSNTLGTDSGIVRAQVSKDVDKLVDTISSWMASNSGPRLLQS